The Manihot esculenta cultivar AM560-2 chromosome 17, M.esculenta_v8, whole genome shotgun sequence genome contains the following window.
ACCTATGTTATTGGAGGCTAATAAAATTTGTTAAGTCAACCTTCTACTCCGTTAAttgtaaattacttttttatattattattatttttaaatttttatttataatttcaaaataataatttattttgattttattaaaataattttttaccgACTTTTTTAACATATATGTTATATTtatgatctagcatcatcttaaaactattgttaaaaaaaataatattattaaatatattactcatgaaatattaaaaattaatttaaaataatatttaacataatttattttaaaaatatagactaataaaataatttttttaagatgttttttctAAACTGCTTTTTTACCCTTAAGAATGATGGCAATCAGATTTTTTTATAAGGTTTTCCCTTACTTCAGGTGTTTGCAAACTGGACATGGATGAGAAagtttattttctctctctccTAGCTCATTTTTATATTACATGTGCTAATTGTAATCTGCCTCGTGTTTTTTGCTGTTTTCTGTAAGGCTTTGTTTAAGTTTACTTCGTTTCTCCCTAGATCTTCAATGTGTCCTCCATAGCCTTTGACAATTGATTCCTCTAGAAACAAGAAGCGACACAGGATCAGATGTGTACCGGATTTGAAGACGGATCAGTCTAGTCAGATATCTAGTTAGAGTTTTGTTTATTTTGGACTTTTATGTTTGGCTTTAGAGACTTCCAAATGTTTTTGGCCCTCTGAGTGGGCTGTATTATTTTTATCTTCTGCTTGAATtttccattattattattataatttcaaaattacaACTATTTTATCtccataattatttataaaaaaataattaattatttacatgaatctataatataaaattataatggcACCTAATAAAACGTCATGCATTTAAATTCATCTGTTttattgattcaaaaaaaaattcatctgttttatgaaaaatatttttttaaaaaatattttttatattttctgatcTTAAGATtcagaaaatttaataaatagaaaatagtttctagataaaaaaaataaatcatttttaaaaaatgacttCTAGAAGACAAGTTATTTTTTACCCACCaaaactttattaaaatatataaaatttttaataaattttattttttaaataattttatttttaaaattaaaattaaataaaaaaataaattatcttattgaaaaatattttttataaaaatttctttctaaatataaattcttttttataaataaatggagATTTACCATAAGATTTATATAGATTTGGTGTAAATAGTTCGGATAAAATTATCCAACTGTAGAGGTGAAAGAATCACGGAATggagcagtggaccccaagctTTTGGATTACAACGAATGTCACCACGATGCAACCATTTATAATAAAAGTAAGAAAGGCTCAAAAATCAGGTAACATGTGTGGACTTGACGATTCCCCCTCTTGCTGCAACTtggaatatttctttttttttactcttttttttttttttcctgctgATATAAATGCGATGCCTGCATTCTTCAACTCGTCAACTCATTTCTCTTGCCTACCTAAATTTTCAAGATTTGCACTACTGCTTCCACAACTCTCATGGACTCTAGAAATGAGTCATCTGAGACTTTAAGGTGCTCTTTccctctccttctctctctctctcatttctTGGCACACAGTTTTATCTCACATCAATTAGATATGTAGGTAATGTgaacttaaaagtaaatttttctcTAAATTAGCTAGATTTTGGAGATAAATTAGgccggttcgatttttttatcatactataaaagttttcaaatttcatactctaacatattaaaatttttcagtATCGATTGGAGATTCTGATactaagttaaatttaattaaggaaaaaagtatttaaaactttataaaaaagACATTATCTTACCATAAATCGATGTGGGATTAAACAAAGATGAGTTATATTATAAGAATAGCTCTTTCTATTTGAAATATTATACTGCAACCGGTGAAAAATTTCACCACGGATGAGGGTTCTCGACATGCATGCATGATCCCAATGATGCTATATGTATAGTGCATGACTATAATAGTACCACATGCAGGAACAAGTGTGCAGCTTGCTTCAGACAATTCAACAGAATGGAGCACTTAGTGGAGCACATGAGAATCTCCTATCATTCTGTTCATGAACCCATGTGTGGAATCTGTAAGAAACACTGCAGATCCTTTGAATCCTTAAGGGAACATCTTATAGGTAAACTTCAATCATAAATTCTCCTCACTCGTATAATCTCCAGTTTTCTCTCATTACAAGGGTTTTTAATATCAAGGGTCTAATTTGTTAATTTCTACAGGGCCACTGCCTAAACAAGAATGCAAAAATATCTTCAGTATCCGAGGATGTAAATTTTGCTTGAACATCTTTGATAGCTACAGTTCTCGCATGATTCATCAAGAAAGATGCCAGCTATCAAATCTTAGTACTGTATGAATCATCTTCACCCTTGTGAATTATTGTTATTACACTTCCATATTAATTAATGATGAAACCCCTTTTGCTAATTTCCCTAATTGGTTTTGTTGTTTTTTTGTAGGGACTAATTGCTCGCATGTCTAGTTTAGGACTGCGAGACCACCTCATGATCGACAATGGCTACGCAGTAGGTAATCAAGTAGTTGCTCTGGCATGCAAAATGGTAGGAGGAGGCAGTGATGGCTCTCTAGACCTTTGTGGAAGGGTTTGCCTCATTGATGAGAATGAAAATATTATCTTCCACACTTATGTCAAACCACCAATTCCAGTGACCAATTACAGGTATTGATTTTAACTTAGTCATGTTAGAGTCATCTTTGCACTTATAAACTTTCGAATTTAAGTCTCAATCGgagctaaataaaaaaaaaaaaaaaaaaaagaaaattatcaaGAGTCTTTGATCGATTCTTGCAAAACTTTGCAGGTATGAAAGCACAGGGATTCGGCCCGAGTACCTGAGGGATGCAATGCCATTGAAGATGGTTCAATCTAAGATTCAGAACTTCCTTTGCAATGGTGAACCAATGTGGAAAATTCGACCCAGGGGAGGAAAAGCAAGGATTCTTGTTGGTCATGGTTTGGACCATGATCTTGACCGTCTTCAACTAGAATATCCAGCTGTAATGATCAGGTAATAAAGGTCCTCCCGACAGCTAAAAGTTTCACCCTGTTTCCTTATAGCTCTCTCCCTAGCAATTATAAAGTAAAGCGGTTATATCAAGTAGGATTAACTATACAGTACAAATTAAAGATAGACAACTATATAAATATAACCTAGTATAAATGAGTAAaccctaataattttttttcaaaaaaaaaaactatttttatataattatttatttgttattgacTTATTATACTATATAGACAATTTTATATGATATAATGGCTTTTACGGTATAATTTTTTCtcactcttcttttttttgaaTTGTTTTGAGAAACCCGTTAATATAAAAGCACCTTGGATGGATTCCATTACAGGGATACAGCAAAATATCCTCCATTGATGAAAACAAGCAAGCTCAGCAACTCACTCAAATACCTAACTCAGGCCTATCTTGGGTAtgtattatctttttttttttttcccttctacATGTTTAGTGTGCCTAAAAGTTTTTAACGCACAGATATGACATTCAAACTGGCATACAAGATCCATATGAGGATTGTGTTGCAACAATGAGACTTTACATGAGAATGAGATATCAGCGACATGCAGTAGAAGCTTACCCATTTGCTTCAGACCCACAAAATCGAAACAATTTTGCTTCATGGAGGCAAGCTGAGCTTGAAAGGGTGAGCCCAGAAGAATTGCTTGCAATATCAAGGTCTGATTACTATTGTTGGTGCTTGGATTCTTAGAGGAAATGGATGTTAATTCCTACAGGAACCAACTTAATTCATCAACACACATGATTTATGTACGTGTGTTGACCATTGGAAACAAGGACTTGAGAACTATCCAATACTTAAGATAGCTAGGAAGAATAATTAATAAGTTGGAGATATATGATGTATGTGTTTCCATTAGCTACTTAGTACTTACAGTGTAGTAGTGTcatttaaaactaaatttatataAGCTGCTTAAAAATAAATGGAATCCAACTTATTTATTGGCTGAATTCATGTGATTTTTCCATTTCAATCTGTACCTAGCTAGCCTGGTTTAGTTCATGATTCTTAATTCCTTATTTGTGAGAGGAAGAATAATGGGATATGCCTTATTACAGTAACGCTACACAATAGGTAAAGAAAGTTTGAGACGTGGGTTTTGGCATACTTAATTATACAGCTGAGGAAATTAGGGTTTTGTTGGGATAATTATTGGAGTCCACTGCTAATAAAATAGGTTTAAGACATGCCCTATATAATAAGATAATAGTAacgttttaaaaattattttatctgttTTCATTAGTATGATACAagacaataatttatatatatttttatattaaaattaaaaaaaacagttaaaattataattttattaaatataaataaactatttatttaaaatatattattatatgcaatgaaatttaattttatttataataattttaaatttttattattaaggtaACAAATTTAAACGGTTGCCTTAGTGGTGGTTTTGCTGGCTTTTGTTTACTGTTGTTGAGTTTTGTAAGGGTGATTTGAGTCGTCTAGGGTACTATTCTGTCCCAGCTAGAATAGTACCATTAGCTGTATCTTTGAGAATATTCAATGGTAGATCTTGAAATCAATTTTTCCTAATTCTTTGtgcaatgaaatatttttacaaaaaaataataattttataattattgatatGATATTGGAGCATgaactttaaaaatataattgcgAGTATTTTCATGaatatgtttaattttattaatataatattaattaaatttaaataaaatattcatataattaaataattaaattaaaaaattttaaataacaataaatttgtaattaaaaaaacataGTAGAAATAGTTTAGAAGGTATTAATATTCCTCCTCTTtccacatttatatatatatatatatatatatataatttattctttaatttttatataaaaaaattagttagcAGGTCAACCTTTTTGTTATTAAGTTTTGACCACTGATCTttacaaatatataattattcaacatttaaattttataaattataactatttaacaCTTAAACttcataaaatataactatttaatcctgaaaattttatataatgtaCAAAGACATTATTATTCTCGTCCCTcaaatttaattctaaaaagCAAAATTATGcaacagatttttttttaaaaaaaagaaagtttctttatttagtttaaaagatATGAAAATAGACAGTCTGGATAGATAATTATTCCAAATTTAATGACTTCTATTGCTTAATTTTGATACGCCTCTATGTCAAAAACAACTTCAACAACTAATCACGTACTTTAATAGAAATTTGTTGCCAATTAATAACtctataaaaatgaattattgaATTATCCTAAAGCAAGCCTAGCTTCTCCCAATCACAAAGGTTGAAAAGGAGAAGTTTAAAGGCTTCAAAAACATGAAAGGAAATAAAATTAGCACAGCAATCCTGATTGTGATGTTGATTTATTCCATCGGAGTTGCAGAAGCTTGGCTTTGGAATTTTTATGGGAGCAGAAGAGGCAAAGTTGACAAGTCTTGTTTTAAAGTTTGCTATAAACAGTGCATGTCCCACAGATCCTCCAATTCTCGTCATTGCAAAGTTCAATGCAAACCAGTATGTCGAAATGTAGGTTATATAAATGGCATACTAAAATCAAAACCAGAGCATGGCAAGGCAAATTTACCACAGTTGGACCACAATGAAGAATTACCACCGGTGGAAGGCGCCATACAATCGCCACCACAACCACGACGGCCATAACCACTTTAATTCTTCCAAGAATTTATATAAAAGGTTTATtggaattattatataaatacttATTGCAAATGTATTTATCCGATTTGTGGAAATGCATAACTTTAAACTTGCTCGGGAAGGTGATTTAATTTTGGTGTGATTAAGCTGGTTCCAAAAACAtatatttctttaatttctttaattattacCCCATTTGACCACCATCAACCTATCTACTGTGATAATTaatctataaaataattaaaaaaatataaaattaatataattcgcCATAAACTTATtctactataaaaaaaataattacaatcactaattattttttttctcttaaaaaattaCTCCCATTACCTATCACTCATAATTTAGCCTTACCATATACAATTCGCTAGacaaaatacaaatattttatCAACCACCCTGCctttttttacatatataaagaaaaccttattatattaaaaacttAACATGGCAAGACAAACTACATTCCTCACGAACCAAAGGAAAGATCTTCCAACTTAAGTAAAGCCATGCTAATACAAAAACATGGAAAAGAATAAAGTAAAAATCAACAAACAGGTTCAAGCCAATACAACCCCTACCAACAATCAAACAAAACAAAAGCAAGACCGAAACCGCCTAAGCCAAAAGAAAAAAGCAACccaaacaaaacaagaaaaaaccTTGCTACAAATTTTCTTTGCCAAAAAACCATACTTAGCTACTCTTAAAAGTGAGTATCATCTCGCTGTAAGACCTTCTCTGATGTATCttgtataaatattgataacCTTCGGGTCTTTCATCCCATTGGGTTGAGTCAAAACTCACAAAAGCAGATCGGACCTTGAGCTCGGAACGCCCCTAAGCATGTCTATCCAGCGGTTTCGACCCAGAATCTAGCATGAATGACAGACCTAATCGTCTGCGAGCCCAAGCCCAGTAAGAAGGAGGCCGGCCTGAGAAGGGGACATGGGGAGAAATAAGCAAGTCTCGTCCCTTCGCAGCCTTATTCGCATGCGCActggaaaaaattaaatagccgcCTGACATAGGTATAGCGACTGACAGTATGAGCCTGCTTGACAGAAACAGATGTCACTATAGCAGAGAGACCATTAGGCGCCACTAGCAAGcaagaagaaaagaataaaaagagagaaTGACTCAAGTTTACACATAATAAAATCTTATTCTCCGTTTCTTGAAGAGGAGATATATGGGGGTTTTCATTCACTGGATCAGAAGACAAAActttatttcttcttttatatcACTGCTTGTGGCCTCGAAATGTTCAGGGGAAGCATGCTTACCTTTGTGAGCCTTATGGACTTTTGTCTTCCCTTCAGACCCTATTTTTGGATAAAAATCACATAAGTCGCCTATGGGCCGGGACTTGCCTCTTTTCTTGATAAGGCTGTTTACTTTATAAAATGAGAGGGGAACATTGTTGTCCAAGCTTTGATTGGGTCCAAAATCATCTGCCAAGGACTCTTCCTCATGGAAAGGGTCTTCAAGTAGAGGCGCAGTAACTCCAAACTGTTCCATAGCAAGGCATGCATTTGAAAAGCATTGTTCCATAATAGGATTGGCTTTCCTCCAGCTGTACAGGGACGTTGTTCATGACATTAAGGGTAGGATCAGGTTCCAAAAGTGGTCTGAGTGGACGATTGGAGTGATTGCTGCGTCTCGAGGAGAAAAAGATTGTTGGTTTGAACCGCCTGGAGAACTTTTGGAAGTAAAAATGTTGGAGCTTCCATGTAAGCGAGCTATCAAGTTTGAGTGGTCTTGGGTGCCAATCACCTTAGACTGATCCTCACTATTACCAGAACCATTTTCTGAAGAAGAAGACGAGAGACCTGATTTTGCATGGAACCATAATGATAATTAACACCCTATTAACTACAAACAAACTAAAAATATAGTAATTCAATCATAGGTATTTCAAATGGTCAAATCGTTAATTTATTTTACCGACtactttttttcataatttaattgataaattttgttgttattttttacttttcttataattcattaaaattttcgACGACCAGAATATGAAAGCGCTATAACCCACCTCTTCAGaataaattttgttaaaaaacaAAGATTATCTATAAGAACTTAAATTCTTGCAAAGTCCATGTGAGTGTAGAAAGATCTAAGCCACAAAGTAACTCAATTTGTTGTTGAACCACttgaaagaaaatgaagagaCCATATGTGGATAGGTATACCAAATAATTTAATCCAGGTTAACATTTTATCTTGAGCAAAAACATTAATATAGAGTTTAATGTCATAAAACCAACGCTGCAGTGAGTCTTGTTACGAGTAGAAAGATCTAAAGCCACAAAGTATCCCAATTTGTTGCTGAACcacttgaaaaaaaataaattgtatatttatttattctcaCAAAGTAAGTTAATTTATTGCTGAAccacttaaaaaaaatattaatatagggTATTATAATTCAATcacttatatttattttcacatTCTTATGTTTTCGATGTGATATTCTTAATAATGTACAAACTCTAACACTTAGTATATTCCTAAAATCTTTTATTCAAGTATGAATCTCTTTTATATTGGAGTTGTTAAATTTGATATATTTGAATAGAAGTCTTGTAGTGACAGCTTTCACAGAAAAAGTTATAGGatgtataataaataattttattagaaatGCTATAAGAGAATTTATTGTAAATGTATTTATTAGATTTGCGGGAAGTGCATCTTTATCTCGGGGTGGAGATTTAAATTTGGTGTGCTTAAGTTGGTTCTAAAAAATTGTATTCAAGGATAATTTTTacttaaatatattttgttaagtttgttttttctttctttttttttccaagaTAAATTGCATGGCATAAAAGGCTCAAGGCCTAAAGTACAAAGAAGTCCATACAACAAACACAAAATGGCTAAGGCCCATAACGGATAGGAGAAATCGGATGAAGCCCATAATGGAATCCTAGAACCAACAAACCTTAACCGGACCTACATGACCCGTAACCAGACtcaatcaaagaaaaataacgCTGCATCCTGAAACAGTCGTCTCTGGTCATCCTTGTTCTTGACTAAATGGAAAAAGTTCACTTCCAAAACAATAGTCGAAGCCATAACCATCCTACTGAAGCACAAGAAGTAAAGCAAATCAACAAAAGAAAAGGCCTTCAGAAAATAGAAAGAGTCGCAATGATGAATAAAAATACAAGCACTgccaaaaactagaaagagaGAATAAAACTTTGATACTACAGAAAGGGAAGATAATGAGATTCCACGATCGCACTGAAGACTCCATTGCCAGAACCAAAGATCTAGCCTCCAGAAATCAAAAAGACAAAGCCGGCGAAAGAACCAGGGAAGAGATCTCGTGAGCCACCGACTTCTCTAATCATCGTTCTTAAATTTGAAGCCCAAATttggagagaaaaaaagaaaaaaaaaaaaagaaaccaaCACGACAAAAGGCAGATCCAAGAA
Protein-coding sequences here:
- the LOC110605627 gene encoding RNA exonuclease 4, with protein sequence MDSRNESSETLRNKCAACFRQFNRMEHLVEHMRISYHSVHEPMCGICKKHCRSFESLREHLIGPLPKQECKNIFSIRGCKFCLNIFDSYSSRMIHQERCQLSNLSTGLIARMSSLGLRDHLMIDNGYAVGNQVVALACKMVGGGSDGSLDLCGRVCLIDENENIIFHTYVKPPIPVTNYRYESTGIRPEYLRDAMPLKMVQSKIQNFLCNGEPMWKIRPRGGKARILVGHGLDHDLDRLQLEYPAVMIRDTAKYPPLMKTSKLSNSLKYLTQAYLGYDIQTGIQDPYEDCVATMRLYMRMRYQRHAVEAYPFASDPQNRNNFASWRQAELERVSPEELLAISRSDYYCWCLDS